A stretch of Phoenix dactylifera cultivar Barhee BC4 chromosome 16, palm_55x_up_171113_PBpolish2nd_filt_p, whole genome shotgun sequence DNA encodes these proteins:
- the LOC103719292 gene encoding ras-related protein Rab5A-like has product MATAGNQIKNAKLVLLGDAGTGKSSLVLRFVKEQFVEFQESTIGAAFFSKTLAVNDETVKFEIWDTAGQERYHSLAPMYYRGAAAAVIVYDITNSATFMRAKKWVQELQAQGNPSTIMALAGNKADLLEARQVSAEEAQTYAQENGLFFMETSAKTAINVNDIFYEIAKRLLQSQPVQNPQAVILTDRSAERFVNKTSCCS; this is encoded by the exons ATGGCGACTGCTGGAAATCAGATTAAAAACGCCAAATTG GTGCTTCTTGGAGATGCGGGAACTGGGAAGTCTAGTTTAGTTTTGCGTTTCGTGAAAGAGCAGTTTGTTGAATTCCAG GAATCAACAATAGGTGCAGCCTTCTTTTCAAAGACATTGGCAGTGAATGATGAAACAGTCAAGTTTGAGATTTGGGATACTGCAGGGCAGGAGAGGTATCATAGTTTGGCTCCTATGTATTACAGAGGAGCTGCAGCTGCTGTAATTGTATACGATATAACGAATTCG GCCACATTCATGCGAGCAAAGAAATGGGTTCAAGAACTTCAAGCACAGG GAAATCCAAGCACAATAATGGCTCTTGCTGGAAACAAAGCTGATTTATTAGAAGCTAGACAGGTGTCTGCAGAG GAAGCCCAAACATATGCTCAGGAGAATGGCCTTTTCTTCATGGAAACTTCTGCTAAAACAGCAATCAATGTCAATGACATATTCTACGAAATTG CAAAGAGATTGCTCCAGTCTCAACCAGTGCAGAACCCTCAAGCAGTGATTCTCACAGATAGATCGGCTGAGAGATTTGTCAATAAAACTTCTTGCTGCTCTTAG